Genomic window (Pseudanabaena yagii GIHE-NHR1):
CTCATGCAAGTGAGCGTCAGTGCTGCATCGAAATTAATCCCAATCACCAAAGTTTCTTCAGCGAAAAAACGTGGTGATAGCTTGGCGAAAGCTCAAGCAGCAGGAGAATTACCAGACAATCTAGATTTAGATTTTCCTGATAATCCATTGATCGACCGATTAGCCGAATTTGGCGATACCCTATGTCGTGGGATTTGGCGCGAATGGTGCGATCGCGCTAATAACTGGCAAAAACAACAACCTAAAACAGAGCGTAAAGCCTTACCAGAATTAGATTTAACCGAGAAGTTAGCTGAGGTTCTCGATTTAGCTAACGAAATGCCCATAGTAAAAGCAATTCAATCTCTCAAAAAAACAGGAGGAGTTCCCCTAGATTGGTATTATTTAGCTGCTCAATATCTTCGGAAGCATCCCGATCTCGATGACAATGGCAGTCGTCAAATCATGGAAGTTTTAACCATTCATGCAGCAAAGTTAATCCGCCCCATCTATGAAGAATTTACTTTTCCTGATGGTTGGGATGATCTACGGACATACGTTAGCCGTAGTATTTCCTTACCATCGGGAGCCGTAATTGCGCCCCAGCCTGATAGCTTCTTAGTTGAGATGGGACGCTATAAAGCCGCTAAAGTGGTTGGACGTGGTAGAGAAAATGTCTGTGCGATGTCTAGCTCTGCTTACACCGTCAGCGAACAAATGGAATCAGCAACTCTTTTTGCTCCACAGGTTTATAGTAATCGTCAGATTCTATTTAATGCTCAAGCAGCAAAGCGCCAAATTTGTTCTATCTGGTCAATTGAAATTATGCTACGGCAAATTTTGATGAATCAGACTAACTCCACTGGTGGAGACTTTGAAGGACGCAAATATCGTTATCTCTATCTATATCCAACTTACTTTTTCACACCTGAAACAAACAAATTCTTGCAAAAAGCCTATTCGTGGATTGCGAGAACTCAATTTAATGTGGATATTCGTAAACATTTAATTAGCGAGGATCAAGTTGCTAAATTTGAGATCGCAAATTATCAAAGTATTGATTCTTTATTGATTACAGAGAACTTAAAGCCAGAAAATGATCGCACATTTAAAATGTTGGGCTATCCCGATGATCAGCCCCTTACATTTTTCTTTCTCGCTCTACCACCAAGCCGAGATGCTACAGATACCGAATCTTGGGTAATGCCGTCATGGTTAGCGATGGCACTGCCTCTCATCCTTGATGTAAAAACCGTTGTTTCTGAGTCACCTGTACCACCTTTTATCAGTGGCGCTGATTTTGAGGAGACAGCTTTACTCGATGGTGAGCATCAAGCCATACGTTCGTTAATTAAACGCGATCGCATTCGCCTTGATGCCATCATTCCTAAAGAGACCGCAGAGCGAAAATTCTCACCTCTTAATGCGTTGAGTGCTGCCTACTGCATTCATTTAGAGGCTAATCGCAAAAAAGATGGTGATCCTGACTGGGGAAAACTGTCGGCATTAGCCCGTGACCTAGAAACCAGTCCTCTATTTGTTTTCCACTATCTCAATGTGTGGTTACGCAAACAAGACCGAGATACTGCACCAATTCAAAAGGTAAAGCTCTATCTCGATCTCTACTACTATCTTGATCCAGAGGGAAAAGACGTGAATCAACTTCGCAAACTAACACAGCTTTATCGTGCTTTTTATCGAGCTAAGAGTCAGTATGCTAAAGCAAATGCTGTTCTCAAGCCAATTGATGAAGCAGCAGATGTAATTATCAAGATCAATACAGCCCTAGCCAATGATACAGAATCGCTTACTGATATTGTGTCTGCAAGGCTTGCTAAACTCATGACGAATGTTCGGCGGAGGGCAGCAGAAGGTAAACCAACTTTAGCTTTTGTTGATGGCAAATGGACACCTGCACTTAACAGTGAACAAGAACGCCAAGCCATTTATGAGTTCTCACTATTTTTTGTCAAAGAAATTTTTGAGGGGACTTTTAAAGGCGATCGCGCTCGTTTAGCAGGAACACAACTCAATCTAATTCGAGATACCTGTGATTATCTCTATCGTCTCGAAGATGATCGAGAACGTCAGGAGCGTAAGGTTGACGAACCCAGCGAAATTCCTGAAATTCTTGAAGAAGACAACGATCAATCAAATCTTTAATCTTGATACGACCTATGACTAAACTTCTTAACCCTGATGAAACCTACACTTTTAGCCGATATTTCGAGCTAAAGATTGAAGCCGAAGATCTTGCTAAAGAATTTGGCTACACCCTAGAAACCAAAAGATTGAGTCTACCCAAATATACTGGCGAACTAGATCGCATTCAACAAACACAGAGTAGAATTGAAGAAATTTTGCCCTATGTGACGCTCTCTAATGAATCCGCACGGAGAGAATGGTTAATTGCTCCTCTTTTAGCTGATGTTATCCATTACACAAAAGCTAAAGTGAGAGTTGAGTATCCCATCAAAGTTTCTAAGTATCTACAGGGTAATCTTGACTATTTCATCGAATCATCTCAAACACTTCTCATTGTGGAAGCAAAAAAGGCTGATTTGGACTTTGGGATGACGCAGTTAGTATCTCAGTTGATTACCCTTGATCAATGGCAAGAAGATCACACACAAGAACATTTTATTGGTGCTGTCACGACTGGTAAAACTTGGGAATTTGCTCGACTCAATCGGCATAGTAAGCACTTTGAGCAAGGTTTTGAAGATTATTCAATTCCTGATGATCTTGACGAAATCACCCGAATTCTTGTCCAAGAACTAATTGGTTAATGATTACTAGCCATTTCCAACTTTCAACTTATATACACAACTAATTCCATAAAGAGAAAACCATGACATTTCTAAAATCTATCGATTCTAAATTTTTCCACAATGAGATTCCTTATAAACCTATGGGCAAGTATGTCCACTTCCTTACCGTCCGTGTGACTGAGTCTTATCCACTTTTTCAAACTGATGGTGAACTGAATAAAGCTAGAGTCAGCGCAGGCATTAAAGATGAAAATAAAATCCCAATTAGTCGCCTAGCAATGTTTAAGAGAAAACAGTCAACTCCTGAGCGTTTGATTGGTCGTGAATTGTTGCGAAACTATGGTTTCATGACTGCTGAAGAGTGCGAGTACAATGTCAAATTTGCAATGAATAATCCTGATTGTATTATTTATGGTTTTGCAATCGGTGATTCTGGCTCTGAAAAGTCTAAAGTTGTTGTTGATACAGCCTTCTCAATCACTCCCTTTGATGAATCGAACGAAAATTTTACTTTGAATGCTCCATATGAAAATGGCACAATGGCATCTAAAGGAGAAAAAAAGGCTGATGGTAAATTGGATACTGTAATCGGTGATACTACCTCTCGTATTAATTCACAAGATCACATTCGTCCTCAAGTCTTCTTCCCTAGTATTGTCACCTTGAAAGATCCTACTGAGGCTGGATTTCTCTATGTTTTTAACAACTTACTGCGGACTCGCCATTATGGAGCGCAGACAACTCGTACAGGACGCTTACGCAATGAATTGATTGGTGTTGTCTTTGCTGATGGCGAAATTACTAGCAATTTGCGCTGGACACAGGCAATTTACGATCTCATTCCTGCTGATATTATCCAGTCCATTGATCCATTGAGTGAAGATCTCGTAATGGCAAAGGCTAAAGAGGCGATCACTGATTTACTAAAGGAAGAATTTGTCGTGCATCATGATTTTATTGGTGAAACTTTTCAACCGTTGCTCAAAGAAGTTAGAGCGATTACTAGCAGTGAAACAAGCATTCAGACTGTACTAAAAGCTGCCGATGATGAGGCTAAAGCCTATGCAGTTAAACATATCAAGAGTAAAGTTGAAAAGCCTAAAGCTGACGAAAAGCCTAAAGCAGGTAAAAAGTAATGACTCATATCTATCGCTGTGAGCTAGAGCTACATGACACGCTCTACTTTGCCACTCGTGAGATCGGACGATTGTATGAAACCGAAGCGATTGTTCATAACTATGCTCTTTGCTATGCTTTGGGACTAGTTGATAGCGATCGCTATGGTACGCAAGTATCCAAAGAACATGAATACCGATACTTTTGCCGCGAACAGGTTCCCATGTATGAGGAGCATTTGAGCAAACTTAACGAAGTGGGAATCTATGTCACCCCTGCGCGATCGCTGCAACATACTTCTGTGTTACACACATGGAAATATGCCAATAACAACTATCACGTTGAGATGGAGAAAACTCAAAAAAATATTCCTAGCTTTGGTAGAGCGAAAGAAATCGCGCCCGAAAGTGCTTTTGAATTTTTCATCTTGTCACAAAATCCTTTGCCTAAACCCTCTAAATGGATTCGTTTGGGTAAATGGATGAGTAAGGCAGAATTGACGGTGAAAGAGCTAGATAAAGTTAAACAGGGAAATGGAGATTTTATATTTCCTTATCCCCTCAATCCTCTTGATGTGATGTTTACTCACCAAGTCTTGAGCTATGACACTGTAAATATGCCCCCCGTTAGTCTGATTCGCAATGTCAGTATAAACGGACATTTTTATGAGGTTGACGGCTTCAAAATCCCTGCTCGTATGGAATATCGCTTTAAGGTATAGGTTATGACTATTCAAGAACTATGCGATCGCCTGTCACAATTTCCACCAGACACACCAGTTGTCGTAAGAGGTTACGAAGGCGGATTTAATGATGTCTTAAAAGTCGAAGCTGTTGAAATACAGCTAAACGTTAATGCCGAACATTGGTACTATGGAGCGCACAGCAAACCCGATATCTTGTCTGAAGCGATCGCAGATGTTCCATTGACTAAAGTTATCTACCTACATAGCGATAATCATCTTGCAGAGCAATAGCACAAGTGCAGATCTGGTGAGATCGAACGTGAAGATAGAATGTAGTTTTTGAGGATATTGCAAATGATTGCTAGACAACCAGAACTAACCTACTCAGAATATCTCGCTTACGAACAATCAAGCCCTAAAAAGCATGAGTTTGTCAATGGACAAGCTTTTGCAATGGCTGAGGAAGATGAAAATCATAATTTGATTGTTATCAATCTAGTTGGTTGTATCCATCCACATCTGCGCGGTACTGGCTCTCGTTTGTTAGCTCTAGCGATGAAACTCACGATCGCCTCTGCAAATAACGCGACTTATTATCCTGATGTGATGGTAGTTTGCGATCGCTCAGATAACGATCCCTATGTCAAACAGAAACCCTGTCTCTTAATCGAAGTTCTATCACCTTTTACAGCCATGCTTGATCGGCGAGAAAAGCTTTTCAACTATCAGAAATTGGAATCCTTGCAAGAATATGTGATGGTTTCTCAAACTGAAATCAAAGTAGAGCTTTATCGCCGCGATCCCGAAGGTTGGTTAGTCCAATCCTTGAGCATAGGTGAAAGCCTACAATTGCAGTCGATTGACTTAGCGATCGCTCTTTCAGATATTTATGAGGATGTCCAGTTATGAAAAAATGAATGAAACTATTTGAGCGATCGCAACTACTCCATTAAGCCCCAAAGCCCTTTTTATTTTTCTTAGATTTGACTGGTTTGAGTGTTCTACCACTATTAGCGATCGCTAATCTCATACTTCGTATTTTCTGATATTCCCTGATTTTTGCCGCCAGAGGATGACTCGTCTCAATTCTAAGATGGGTAAGAGACATGACCAATGGTTTAGATTTTTGATCGTCTTGATCGTCTTGATCGGAGTTTGAGACTTCAGCATCCTTAGCACTCATGCTACAAAGTATACCCGCCATATCACCAGCGTAGAACACTTTATCCATCTCATAGACTGTATTTGTGTCAGCAAGATATACACCTTGTTCTTTGAGTGCCTGAAACCCTATTTCATTAATCCGAACATTAATAGGAAGGCTAGACTCCATATCTAGAAATAATTGACGCGCAAAAACTGGATCATCAATAGTTGCTGTAGCAAACATTCTCTCTGTTAATTCATCAATATTTTCATTCATATATGCCTCACAGCTTAGTTGTTAACTTTATGCCTAAAACACCAATTTATCCTGAATACCTGACAGGACGGCATATTCACGCACTTTTTTTAACTTTAGTTAGCTCCGTTGACAAGGAATTAGGCGATCGCCTGCATGGTGAAAAAGCCAATAAAGGATTTGGGTTGAGTCCAATTCAAGTAGCGGTTAGCGATTGGCGATTAGCGGTTAGCTCTGACAGGAATTTCAGCAAACCTAGACTAAAAAAAGCTAACAGCCAACCGCTAAAAGCTAAAAGCCTCTCTTGGCAAAATCAAGAAATCCCCCCCTCAACCCCTTGCTGGTGGCGCATTTCCCTCTTAGATGAAGTTCTCTTTGGCAAACTCACAGGACTTTGGTTAAATCTCAACCCCGATCGAGCTTTTCATCTCGGTTCTGCTGACCTCTATATCACCAGCATTCTCGGCACACCGCAATCAAGCCAACCTTGGTCAAACTTCGCTACCTACCAACAAATCTACGATCGCGCTTCCGACACCGAACGCAATATTACCTTTCACCTCGCCACACCCACTGCTTTCCGTCAGGGCAAATACGACTCGCCATTGCCCACTCGCGACAATGTGTTTAAGAGCCTATGCGATCGCTGGAACACCTACAGCGAAATCCCAATTAATCCCGAAATTATCGAATATATCTTTCCCAGTAAATTTGACATTAAGACAGAAGTTGTCAAGAATTACGACACCCATAGTTTTATCGGTTGTGTCGGTGAAATTGGTTATCGAATTCTCGGTGATGCTTCACCAGATGCGCTCAAACAAATTAATGCCCTAGCAGACTTTGCAATGTTTGCAGGAATTGGACGCAAAACCACAATGGGAATGGGGATGGGGAGGAGGCTTTTTGGATGAAGAGGCTGTTAGCTGTTAGCGATTAGCTGTTAGCTTTTTTTGGGAGAAGGCGATTAGCGATTAGCTGTTAGCTTCTTGGAGTTATTTATCCTTCTAAAAATATACTTGTAATCACAAATCTCTAAAAGCTAACAGCTAACAGCTAACAGCTAAAAAAATCATGAAAGACTTCAAAGAACTAAAAGTATGGCAGCGTTCGCATCAAATCACACTCAAAATTTACAAGATTACCTCCAATTTTCCCAAAGAAGAACTTTATGGTCTGGTTAGCCAAATGCGCCGATCTTCCTCATCGATTCCGACAAATATTGCAGAAGGTTGTGGTAGAGGTTCTGATGCTGACTTTGCAAGATTTTTGCAAATAGCAATGGGATCAGCCAGTGAACTGGAATATCAGCTATTACTGTCTGTAGATCTTGGCTTCATCAACCAAGAAGCATACCAAGCCATAAATCCAGAACTAATCGAAACAAAAAGAATGCTCAACTCCTTGCTACAAAAATTAAGATCCAAAAGCTAGCCTCCAAAAGCCAAAAGCTAACCGCTAAAAGCTAACCGCTAATCGCCCCAAAAACTATGAATGAACCAATCCCCATCGCCGCTTTAAACCAATACGCTTACTGCCCTCATCGTTGCTGGCGGATGTTTTGTGCAGGAGAATTTGTCGAGAATCATTACACGATTGAAGGAACCGATCTACATCAACGAGTACATACAGTTGGCGAAAATCAACGGGAGGAGACTTGGCAAATCAGGGCGATCTGGCTGAAGTCGGAACAATATGGCTTGATTGGCAAATCTGACTTGATTGAAGAAGTTGATGACAATCTCTATCCCATTGAATATAAACGCGGACATAAAGGCGAGTGGGATAATGACGCAATGCAGGTTGTGGCTCAAGCGCTCTGTTTAGAAGAGATGACAGGAAAAAGCATTACCAAGGGCTATGTCTATTATGCTCAGACACACCAAAGACAAGAGATTGAGATTACATCTGAGTTACGAAATAAGGCGATCGCGGCAATTACGGAAATTTCGCAAATGATGGAAACTGGCAAGATGCCTCCTGCAATCTATGGCAATCGGTGTAAGGGTTGCAGTCTGTTTACTCAATGCGTACCGATGGCGAAGGAAAAGGTTAGTAAATATAAGGAAGGAGCTTAAAAGCAATGGGAACAGTTTATGTAAGTCAGGATGACTCGTTTATTGGCAAGACCGATGAACGCTTAACGGTGAAGGCGGAGAAAAAACAAATCCTAGATGTCCCATTGATCAAAATTGATGGATTAGTAATTCTCGGTCGCGCCACGATTTCACCTGCGGCAGTGATAGAACTGCTAGAGCGAAAAATTCCGATGTCGTTTATGACAGGAACGGGGCGCTTTCTCGGTCGTCTAGAACCTGAGCTAACTAAAAATATTTTTGTAAGGCGATCGCAGTGGGATGCAGCAGGGGAAACACCGAAGGCGATCCATATGGTGCAAGCCTTTGTGCGTGGCAAGTTAAAAAATTATCGAGCGTCATTAATGCGGCATCTGCGGGATTATCCCGATAATGATTTACAGAAATGGATTGACGATCTCGAACGGGCGATCGATTCGCTGGCGACCATTAAAGCGATCGCTAGTTTGCGAGGTGTGGAGGGGCATGGCAGTGCTGTCTATTGGCAAGCTTTTCCTAAATTAATTCGTGCCGATGGTTTTAGCTTCACAACCCGCAATCGTCGCCCACCTATCGATCCTGTGAACGCGATGTTAAGTTTTGGCTATTCCCTATTGCGTCACGATGTTCAAGGGGCGCTAAATATTGTCGGTTTCGATCCCTATCTTGGCTATTTGCACACAGAGCGCTATGGTCGCCCCAGTCTTGCCCTTGACCTCATGGAAGAGTTTCGCCCCTTGATTGTCGATGCGATTGTGTTGTCGGCAATCAATCGTAAAGCGATCGCGCCCAAGGATTTTACTTCTGAGCCTCTGAGCAAGGCGATTTCTCTGTCCAATGAGGCAAGAAAAGTATTTTTGACACTGTACGAGCAGAAGAAACAATCAAAATTTAAGCATCCCGTCATGGGTCGTCAATGTACTTATCAAGAGGCTTTTGAGCTTCAGGCAAGATTGTTAGCTAAGTATCTGATGGATGAAACGGATAAGTATCCACCGTTGGTGATGAAGTAGTTTTTGGCTTTTAGCTGTTAGCGATTAGCTCTTAGCTTTTGGCTGATTTAAGAGCTAATGGGACGAAAGCCTAATAAATTTTAAATGAACTCCAAACTTTAACCTAATCTAATTAAAAAGCTAACAGCTAACAGCTAATCGCTAAAACCCCATGTTCATTGTCATCTCCTACGACATTCCTGAAGACAAACGCCGTACTAAAATCCATAAGATCCTCAAATCTTACGGTCAATGGATGCAGTTTAGTGTGTTTGAGTGTGAGCTTACTGATGCTCAATATGCGAAGTTGCGATCACGTTTGAGTAAGTTGATTAAACCGAGTGAAGATAGTATTCGCTTTTACTTCCTTTGTGCTTGCTGTCAGCCTAAAATAGAGCGTATTGGCGGCGAACAGGTGCGCGACGACACAATCTTTTTCGCTTAATTTTTAGTTCACAGGTTGCGCGAGTCGTTGGGTGTTTTTGAGGACTGTATGCAATTGTTGGTAATCAATGTGTTAACTGGTATGGCTTTAGATGCGATCAGGCGATTTGTTCGGTTCGCGCAAGTCCTGAATGCACTGATATATCTATGTTTTCAATGTTTATTACAAGATCTAGATTCGCTCCAAACTGTCCAAATCTGCTACAATTGCGATCGTTCGCGCAAATGTACCTTGAAAATCAAATATAATATATTTTTCAAGCGCGGGCAGCTTCAAAGCCTCTGAAACCCTTTTAGGGATTGAAACTCCACTGCCTTGACGATAGAATTGCACCCATCCTAGCGCTTCAAAGCCTCTGAAACCCTTTTAGGGATTGAAACTTGACATCCCATGAACTTGAATCCTAGATAATATCTAGCTTCAAAGCCTCTGAAACCCTTTTAGGGATTGAAACGACATCCCGTGGTATAATCCTAGATATTATCTAGGCTTCAAAGCCTCTGAAACCCTTTTAGGGATTGAAACATGCTTACGGGATTAGCATCCTCATAGGGATTTACGCTTCAAAGCCTCTGAAACCCTTTTAGGGATTGAAACATGAACAAAGAACGATTGGCTGATATGCCTGAGGCGCGAAAAGCTTCAAAGCCTCTGAAACCCTTTTAGGGATTGAAACGATGGAATTTAGAAGCTCCTAACTTACCCTCTTATGCTTCAAAGCCTCTGAAACCCTTTTAGGGATTGAAACTCTCAGAACTTTGAATAAAGGATAGAAGAGAGGCTGCTTCAAAGCCTCTGAAACCCTTTTAGGGATTGAAACCCGTTGCCGCTATTCAAGCCGTAGTCTAGCCCGTGCTTCAAAGCCTCTGAAACCCTTTTAGGGATTGAAACGAAGCGACAATTCCAGCACCTATAGCTGTTGTAGCTGGCTTCAAAGCCTCTGAAACCCTTTTAGGGATTGAAACTAATAGAATCTCATCCCTAATTCTATTATTACTTTCGCTTCAAAGCCTCTGAAACCCTTTTAGGGATTGAAACGCAAAATTCTAGATGATATTCTGCAACCTCCTTATAAGAAGCTTCAAAGCCTCTGAAACCCTTTTAGGGATTGAAACGTAAATGGCGCAAAAGACGCTATAGAATCGACAATAGCTTCAAAGCCTCTGAAACCCTTTTAGGGATTGAAACAAAGGATTCATACAGACTCTTTTCTGCTCTCTCAGCTTCAAAGCCTCTGAAACCCTTTTAGGGATTGAAACATTGCCCAAAACTGCGCCAAGCGCTCTCAAGAAGCGCTTCAAAGCCTCTGAAACCCTTTTAGGGATTGAAACTTGCCAAATTACCAAGTAAGTGCTAGCCTAGGATGGCTTCAAAGCCTCTGAAACCCTTTTAGGGATTGAAACTTCGATTGCTTGAGACACATTCGAGAGAATCTCAGCTTCAAAGCCTCTGAAACCCTTTTAGGGATTGAAACGTGCGCCCTCTGTTTCTTCTCTTTATATCTTCTTCTGCTTCAAAGCCTCTGAAACCCTTTTAGGGATTGAAACAATCCGTATGAAGGCGTTAACAATGCAGCCGCCATTTTTAGCTTCAAAGCCTCTGAAACCCTTTTAGGGATTGAAACCGCAACATCTGCTTTCTTTTTTGATAGGCGAATCGCTTCAAAGCCTCTGAAACCCTTTTAGGGATTGAAACTTTACCTCCGACGGATTCCAACTTTCTTACGATACCGCTTCAAAGCCTCTGAAACCCTTTTAGGGATTGAAACCTTCTTTCGGAGCTTTGAATGAAGGATAGAAGGGGCTTCAAAGCCTCTGAAACCCTTTTAGGGATTGAAACATAAACCCATTCATTTTGAGGGATACCTTTTAGAGGCTTCAAAGCCTCTGAAACCCTTTTAGGGATTGAAACGATAGCGATCGCGCCTATCAAGTGGCTTAACCTTTATCGGCTGCTTCAAAGCCTCTGAAACCCTTTTAGGGATTGAAACTTTTTCATCTTCAATTTTGTAGCCAAAACATTTAAGCTTCAAAGCCTCTGAAACCCTTTTAGGGATTGAAACTATGCCTATATCACAGGTACTTTTTTGGTAGACACTGCTTCAAAGCCTCTGAAACCCTTTTAGGGATTGAAACCCCTCATCAACTTCCTCATCACCTAGATACCAACGCTTCAAAGCCTCTGAAACCCTTTTAGGGATTGAAACGCTTAACCTTTATCGGCTTACGGGGAGTTAGCCGCCGCTTCAAAGCCTCTGAAACCCTTTTAGGGATTGAAACCAAGGTGCAAACAATTACTTTCTGGACAGTGCCACGCTTCAAAGCCTCTGAAACCCTTTTAGGGATTGAAACAAATCGACAATTTTGTGAAGTGCTAGAAGACTTGAGCTTCAAAGCCTCTGAAACCCTTTTAGGGATTGAAACAATTTGCTGATTTCCGCAGTCATCGTCTAGACCATGCTTCAAAGCCTCTGAAACCCTTTTAGGGATTGAAACGAAGCATTAGTAAGTGCACCACCTGCAACTGCGAAGCTTCAAAGCCTCTGAAACCCTTTTAGGGATTGAAACGGAATCGCCAGTATAAAGCTGACCGCCCTTCCCTAGCTTCAAAGCCTCTGAAACCCTTTTAGGGATTGAAACTTAGCAGATTCTCATCAGTAAATCTACAGTTAGGCTTCAAAGCCTCTGAAACCCTTTTAGGGATTGAAACACACTCACGCCTTGCGGTGCTTGGGTGAAGGTTATCGCTTCAAAGCCTCTGAAACCCTTTTAGGGATTGAAACACACGCAACGCTATGGTCTAGAAGTCCCTATCCTTTCACCTGCTTCAAAGCCTCTGAAACCCTTTTAGGGATTGAAACATGGCTAATCGCCCAATTCCCAGAGCCGAGCGATTGCGCTTCAAAGCCTCTGAAACCCTTTTAGGGATTGAAACGGAACTGCTACAGGCTGCGGCTCAGGATTCATAGCGCTTCAAAGCCTCTGAAACCCTTTTAGGGATTGAAACATTTATATCTAGATGAATCCATAATTAGCTACCTCGCTTCAAAGCCTCTGAAACCCTTTTAGGGATTGAAACGCAGTATCAGACTGCATAACAGTCACGACTAAAGAGCTTCAAAGCCTCTGAAACCCTTTTAGGGATTGAAACCATGCAAAATATTGAGGAATTCTGCCATGACTAATTGAGGCTTCAAAGCCTCTGAAACCCTTTTAGGGATTGAAACAGTTGTACATAATTTTCAGCCCCTATAACATTAATGCTTCAAAGCCTCTGAAACCCTTTTAGGGATTGAAACAGCATTTAAGAGTTTATAAGTGGCTACTACTGGATTAGAGGCTTCAAAGCCTCTGAAACCCTTTTAGGGATTGAAACTGAAAGCATTATAAGAAGCATCATATGAGCTACTGCTTCAAAGCCTCTGAAACCCTTTTAGGGATTGAAACATTTAGGTAGCGCCGCCGAAGGTATTCAAGATGCTCAAAGCTTCAAAGCCTCTGAAACCCTTTTAGGGATTGAAACAAGACTAGGATCTGCAAGCATTGCGATAGAGGGAGCTTCAAAGCCTCTGAAACCCTTTTAGGGATTGAAACTCTTAATCTAGATGCTTCTATAGAACCCATTTGGTATCCTAGGAAGCCTTAGCGAGACGCTTAAGCATAAGCCTGATAAAGCAAAGATGGATTCTGGCATTAGCATTGTCTAAAGTTCTGTCAAAGTTTTTGACCAGACTTTTACAACGATCCATCCAAGCATTGGAACGTTCGACAATCCAACGCATCGGAATGACCACAAAACCAGATATGCCCAGTTCCGCCTTTTCCTGTCTAGACATTTTCGGTGCAACCTTAAACCGAATCTTGGACATAATTTGCGGGTAAATCGCTTCTAAAGCAGGGATTAACTTGTCAGGGTGATAGCCATGATCAACCATGACAGTGATCTTGGGTATATTCACAGGCTTAGCTTTAAAGTAGTCAATATTTTGAGCAAACATTTCAATCAA
Coding sequences:
- the cas10d gene encoding type I-D CRISPR-associated protein Cas10d/Csc3, encoding MNEQQLSIFDDDLPTESIDFGSTEDTGQDKQPDRPELLTIRLFKEAIKNAEGNKDDRILEKFANHVLPKLISQLAGTTAKGGDFFEKLDARRKAANQDLVRRDNAADQSLVSHLLNGLFPTYRIIKRLLDKELQTNVIKRYCEDLQISIYIASYLLHDYEKFPDYITWLTNGDLEGRFKNRDWDNDSPDKMDAPDFGRAYIAAKIEDLGIDQLLGDNWQNYIDDIIWISSNAGDKWDADLGLKARGLKPLNNEELDDKVRSILVNLVKLSDRFASVIKHPSDIQKGSIFEIIHSLSNGQLKFTYHSLSDNRGVLTNILNNALMDAHPKDDYTPLLFLPDGVVYLAKSTATEINTDQIPDQVIAKIRSLCAGQLKRRQTGFGRDGKGFKFADYYWLFFDSVQLMQVSVSAASKLIPITKVSSAKKRGDSLAKAQAAGELPDNLDLDFPDNPLIDRLAEFGDTLCRGIWREWCDRANNWQKQQPKTERKALPELDLTEKLAEVLDLANEMPIVKAIQSLKKTGGVPLDWYYLAAQYLRKHPDLDDNGSRQIMEVLTIHAAKLIRPIYEEFTFPDGWDDLRTYVSRSISLPSGAVIAPQPDSFLVEMGRYKAAKVVGRGRENVCAMSSSAYTVSEQMESATLFAPQVYSNRQILFNAQAAKRQICSIWSIEIMLRQILMNQTNSTGGDFEGRKYRYLYLYPTYFFTPETNKFLQKAYSWIARTQFNVDIRKHLISEDQVAKFEIANYQSIDSLLITENLKPENDRTFKMLGYPDDQPLTFFFLALPPSRDATDTESWVMPSWLAMALPLILDVKTVVSESPVPPFISGADFEETALLDGEHQAIRSLIKRDRIRLDAIIPKETAERKFSPLNALSAAYCIHLEANRKKDGDPDWGKLSALARDLETSPLFVFHYLNVWLRKQDRDTAPIQKVKLYLDLYYYLDPEGKDVNQLRKLTQLYRAFYRAKSQYAKANAVLKPIDEAADVIIKINTALANDTESLTDIVSARLAKLMTNVRRRAAEGKPTLAFVDGKWTPALNSEQERQAIYEFSLFFVKEIFEGTFKGDRARLAGTQLNLIRDTCDYLYRLEDDRERQERKVDEPSEIPEILEEDNDQSNL
- a CDS encoding type I restriction enzyme HsdR N-terminal domain-containing protein; its protein translation is MTKLLNPDETYTFSRYFELKIEAEDLAKEFGYTLETKRLSLPKYTGELDRIQQTQSRIEEILPYVTLSNESARREWLIAPLLADVIHYTKAKVRVEYPIKVSKYLQGNLDYFIESSQTLLIVEAKKADLDFGMTQLVSQLITLDQWQEDHTQEHFIGAVTTGKTWEFARLNRHSKHFEQGFEDYSIPDDLDEITRILVQELIG
- the cas7d gene encoding type I-D CRISPR-associated protein Cas7/Csc2, whose product is MTFLKSIDSKFFHNEIPYKPMGKYVHFLTVRVTESYPLFQTDGELNKARVSAGIKDENKIPISRLAMFKRKQSTPERLIGRELLRNYGFMTAEECEYNVKFAMNNPDCIIYGFAIGDSGSEKSKVVVDTAFSITPFDESNENFTLNAPYENGTMASKGEKKADGKLDTVIGDTTSRINSQDHIRPQVFFPSIVTLKDPTEAGFLYVFNNLLRTRHYGAQTTRTGRLRNELIGVVFADGEITSNLRWTQAIYDLIPADIIQSIDPLSEDLVMAKAKEAITDLLKEEFVVHHDFIGETFQPLLKEVRAITSSETSIQTVLKAADDEAKAYAVKHIKSKVEKPKADEKPKAGKK
- the cas5d gene encoding type I-D CRISPR-associated protein Cas5/Csc1, which gives rise to MTHIYRCELELHDTLYFATREIGRLYETEAIVHNYALCYALGLVDSDRYGTQVSKEHEYRYFCREQVPMYEEHLSKLNEVGIYVTPARSLQHTSVLHTWKYANNNYHVEMEKTQKNIPSFGRAKEIAPESAFEFFILSQNPLPKPSKWIRLGKWMSKAELTVKELDKVKQGNGDFIFPYPLNPLDVMFTHQVLSYDTVNMPPVSLIRNVSINGHFYEVDGFKIPARMEYRFKV
- a CDS encoding Uma2 family endonuclease, which codes for MIARQPELTYSEYLAYEQSSPKKHEFVNGQAFAMAEEDENHNLIVINLVGCIHPHLRGTGSRLLALAMKLTIASANNATYYPDVMVVCDRSDNDPYVKQKPCLLIEVLSPFTAMLDRREKLFNYQKLESLQEYVMVSQTEIKVELYRRDPEGWLVQSLSIGESLQLQSIDLAIALSDIYEDVQL